Sequence from the Candidatus Methylomirabilota bacterium genome:
CCGGGAAAGCGAAGAAGGTCGCCTTGACCGCCTGTATGCGGAAGCTGCTGACCATTCTGAATGCGATGCTCAAACATCAGACCCCGTGGACCATAAATATTGCGCGTAGCTCTTGACAACCAAGACAGTTGCTATCTACCTAAGCAGTTCCGAAACGGCCATAAGTACAAAGAGGAGAGACTGTGCCTCTCCTCTTTGTCTCGTACCGTAACAACTGACGGAATAATCGATGGCTCAGGCCGTCAGCAAACCTTGCTTACCTGACGGCGTCTTTCAAGGCTTTTCCCGCCCTGAACCGCGGGGTCTTCGCCGCCTTAATCTTGATGATATCACCCGTTTGAGGATTGCGCCCGTTCCGGGCCGCTCGCTTGGCTACCGAGAACGTCCCAAAGCCCACCAGAGTAACCTTCTTCCCTTTCTTGAGAGAGTCCCGTACCCCCGCTGTGACACTGGCCAGCGCCGTTTCTGCCGCCTTTTTCGTGATGCAAGCATCCTTGGCAATCTTGTCCACGAGTTCCGCTTTGGTCATGCCCCCTCCTTTGCTAAAAGAATCCACTAATAATAAGTAGATCACTATCCGCCGCCGACCCGTCTTGAAAGCTCTTACCAAACTCTCCTATGATCTGTCAAGGGAAAAAAGACCTCAGCAACTTAACGTAGTACAGAACAGTCCAGGCGCATGGTCTCCAAACGACCCTGCCTTGCCTCAGGCTCTCGCAAGAGCGTGAAGGCGCTCGTTCTTCACAGATCAAGTATGACATTTAAATTCCGAGACCAGGAATTCTGCTTGTCGCATACCGTTGGGCTACGCTATAGTCGGTCCAATGGCACGGGTGCAGGAACGAAGAATCCTCTGCTCCAATCGGCGGGCGAGGTATGAGTACCAGATCGAAGAGGTCATCGAGGCTGGGATAGCTCTCACCGGGACCGAGGTGAAGTCACTGCGGGAGGGTAAGGCCGATCTGAAAGACTGTT
This genomic interval carries:
- a CDS encoding IS110 family transposase gives rise to the protein GKAKKVALTACMRKLLTILNAMLKHQTPWTINIARSS
- a CDS encoding HU family DNA-binding protein; the encoded protein is MTKAELVDKIAKDACITKKAAETALASVTAGVRDSLKKGKKVTLVGFGTFSVAKRAARNGRNPQTGDIIKIKAAKTPRFRAGKALKDAVR